The nucleotide sequence CCTAGAGTTGCTTTGTGCCTTCTGCGGCGTCCGCGCGGTGGTGCTGTTGATCACGGGAGGCAGTGTGTTGTTGGGAACCACTGCCTTCGCTCCGTGCTTTTTGATCCGCTGAGCTGGTGTCTTGGCCATGTCATTCATTATCCCGCCACCTAAGCTAGATCCATGACCACCGGCAGGCACACCGCAACTGAACTCGATCCTTCACTTGATGACTACCAGTTGGCCAGCGCCCTGGTCCGGGAAGCGGGGCAACTGGCGTTGCTCATGCGGATGGGCGGGTTGCAGGGCGAACGCAAGACGTCCGTCTCGGACGTCGTCACCGCAGCCGACCACGCAGCCGAGGCCTACGTCCTGGAGCAACTGCGCCGTTGCCGGCCGGAGGACGGCATCCTTGGTGAAGAGGGTGCCTCGGTGGCCGGGACCAGCGGACGGACCTGGGTGATCGACCCCGTTGATGGCACCTACAACTTCCTGCACGGCTCTACCTACTGGTGCTCGGCCATTGCCTTGAAGCGTGATGACACCGCCCACAGTGGCCAGTCCGGCATCCCGTTGGTGGACCCGTCGGTGTTGCTGGGGGCGATCTACCAGCCCGAACTGGACAAGCTCTGGCTGGGCGGCGAGGACCAGGCGGC is from Paenarthrobacter nicotinovorans and encodes:
- a CDS encoding inositol monophosphatase family protein encodes the protein MTTGRHTATELDPSLDDYQLASALVREAGQLALLMRMGGLQGERKTSVSDVVTAADHAAEAYVLEQLRRCRPEDGILGEEGASVAGTSGRTWVIDPVDGTYNFLHGSTYWCSAIALKRDDTAHSGQSGIPLVDPSVLLGAIYQPELDKLWLGGEDQAATLNGEPISGSGDVSVAGICAATYIHPTWLADPRTAMPWHAAAITAASLRMFGSGSCDLGRVADGELGCWFQHSCPEWDWLPGKAIVRAAGGDTAVVKVNGMNWFVAGSPTAVRELGAALTSVPQFA